GATTATATGAAGCAAAGCCTGAACGCACAACATGGAACGATGGATTATGATTATCTTCAGTTTATTGGCGTTAAGCTGCTTAAAGGGCGGTGGCTGGATCCGAATTTAGCATCCGATACCATTAATACTCTATTGGTAAATGAAGCTCTGGTTAGGAAATTTGGCTGGAAAGATGAGGAAGCTATAGGACGGGAAGTAAGACCCGGATTTGATATTAAATCCTATAAAATAATAGGGGTCGTAAAAGATTTCAATATCAGAAGCTTAAAAAGTGAAGTTGAGCCCGTTATGTTTTTCCATTATAAAGAAACAGAGTGGAAACGATACACGATGAACAATATTCTGATAAAATTAAAGGCAGATGATATCAACGCCACGCTAAAAAGGCTCAAAAATTATTGGATGAAAGAGGTAGAACCGGGTTATCCTTACGAGTCAGTTTTTATTGATAAAAATTTTGCAAAAACCTTTGAAACGTATCAAAAGCAAAAAACGTTGTTCACGATCTTAAATGCCATGGTATTAATGGTTGCCTTACTGGGATTATTCGCATTGTCTTCTTTAATGATCGAACAAAAACTGAAAGATGTGGCGATCAGAAAAACATTGGGAGCTTCTGACGGAATATTAGTTTTAGGATTAACAAAACAATTCCTTTGGATTACATTTATCGCTGTTCTCATCAGCATGCCAATCAGTTATTATCTGATAAATGAATGGCTGAAAGATTTTGCCTACAGAATTGATATGCCAATTTGGCCATTCATGGTAAGTTTATTTGTTTTACTTGTCTTGACATTTGTCGTTGTGAGCGTTAAAGCTTACCAGGCAACAAAGGTAAAACTGATTAAATATTTGAAGTATGAGTAATGAGTTGATGGTTGATTGTTTTTAGTTGATAGAGATATTAACCAAAAACCAACAACCAACAACCAAAAACCAACAACCAAAACCTATGTTAAAAAACTGGTTTAAAATAGCATTGATCAATTACAGAAAAAACTGGCTTTCCACCATTATCAATGTATTGGGATTGAGTGTGGGGCTGTGCATTTTTCTTCTGGTACTGATCCATTGGATGGATGAGCGGTCATACGAAAGTCAAAACCCGCATAAAGACCTTATTTATCTTGTTGAAAATAAAAACTCTTTCGGGTTTATTTCTACCTCCAGTTATCCCGCATTATCGGTTTCAAAAGAAAAGTTCAGTGAAATTGAAGATTTTTCGATTGCCAACTCTTGGGATTTTTATAAAATGAGACTTATTGCTGGAGATCGCTCGGTGTATGCAAGTGCAACCTGGGCAACAGATTCTTATTTTGACTTTTTTCAGATGGAAAGAATGGCCGGAAATCTTAAAAATGCCATTAGTGATCAAAGTAAAATAGCCATCTCGGAAGAAACTGCCAAAGCGCTTTTTGGTGATGAATATAAAGACTGTGTCGGAAAGGTTATTAAAACAGATGGGCAGAACGATAAGCAGTATGTGGTTTCTGCCGTCTATAGATTTCCATCATCCCACACGGTATTTACTCCAGGATTTGTACTCAGAAATAAGGATGTCGACCGGAAGGATCTGCAGTGGACAAATTACAGCTATGTGGGTTATTTTAAATTAAAACCCGGGACCGATGTGAAAGACCTTGAGAAAAAATTGTCGGCTCAGCTCAATGAACAGGAAAAAATATTGATGGTGAAATGGAATGGGAAATATGATGAGAAAGACAGAACCGAGGTTTTTCTTACACCTATCAGCTCTATGAAATTAGAGGCTAAAGGCTTAGGGATCCAAAAAGCAGATAAAAGGTCTATTCTTATTTTATTAGGACTTTCGGGTTTGATTTTACTGCTTTCAGCGATTAATTTAATTAACCTGAAAACAGCTCAGTCATCTCAAAGAGCAAAAGAAGTGGGCGTAAGAAAGGCCATCGGTAGTTCGGCAGGCCAGATCATTATCCAGTTTTTACTGGAAAACCTGATGATCTGTTTTATTTCCTATTTAATTGCATTTGCTTTATTGGAGCTGCTTTTGCCGTCTTACAACAAGTTTTTGAATAAGGAAATGAAAATGAATGATCCGCAGATTTTTCTTTACTCAGGTATTTTACTTATGATATTCGCTTTTATTTCAGGAATTATTCCGGCATGGTATTTATCTCACTTTAAACCTGTTCATACCTTAAAGGGAAATTTTTCCCGAAGCAGAAACGGAATCTGGCTGCGAAACTCCATTTTAACTTTGCAATTAGCCGTTTCTTCGTTCTTCATCATCTGTTCACTGATCATTTATTTTCAGGTGAATTATATGATGAATAAAGATCTTGGTTTTAAAGGGGATCAGGTTGTTCAGATCGATTTTAAAAAGACGGATTGGGAGAATGACTATACCTATAAGAAATACATGAGATTAAAAGCCGAAATTTCTAAAATTCACGGTGTGGAAGCCGTTACAGGATCCATCAATACGATGGGAAATGGTATTGCGAATGCTGCCTCGGTAAAAGATGTGCAGGATACTACAAAATCGGTTAGTGGAACGGCATTAGGTGGTATAGACTATAACTATTTCAGATTTTACAGGATGAAGTTCGTTTCGGGGAGAGATCTCGATGTTCGGAAAGCTTCAGATACGATGTTCGGAGCGGTTGCAAATGAGGCGTTCATCAGGAAAATGGGCTGGAACAAAAAGGAAGCATTGGGCAAAGAAGTGTATCCGGGTTGGGATTCTCATAAAAAATATAAAATTTTAGGCGTTCTCAAAGATTTTAATATGAATGGGGTAGAAGGACCCGTGGAGCCTATATTATTCTTTAATTATGACCGCAGCTGGGCTAAAAATAATATGCAGAATATTCAGATCAGGCTGTCTAAAGAAGATATTGAGCATACCGTTGAAAGAATTAAAGAATTCTGGACCACGAAGGCCGAGCCGGGTTATCCTTTTGACTATGAATTTGTAGATAAAAAATTCGCCAGAACCTTCGAGAAATTCCAGAAACAGCGCACTTTATTTTCTATTCTGAACATCATTGTGTTAATGGTTGCCTTGTTGGGGCTTTTTGCATTATCATCACTGCTTATCGATCAGAAATTAAAAGACGTGGCGATTAAAAAAACGCTGGGCGCTGATGAAAAGACAATCGTCTGGGATTTAACGAAAAAGTTCT
The sequence above is a segment of the Chryseobacterium sp. MYb264 genome. Coding sequences within it:
- a CDS encoding ABC transporter permease — encoded protein: MLKNWFKIALINYRKNWLSTIINVLGLSVGLCIFLLVLIHWMDERSYESQNPHKDLIYLVENKNSFGFISTSSYPALSVSKEKFSEIEDFSIANSWDFYKMRLIAGDRSVYASATWATDSYFDFFQMERMAGNLKNAISDQSKIAISEETAKALFGDEYKDCVGKVIKTDGQNDKQYVVSAVYRFPSSHTVFTPGFVLRNKDVDRKDLQWTNYSYVGYFKLKPGTDVKDLEKKLSAQLNEQEKILMVKWNGKYDEKDRTEVFLTPISSMKLEAKGLGIQKADKRSILILLGLSGLILLLSAINLINLKTAQSSQRAKEVGVRKAIGSSAGQIIIQFLLENLMICFISYLIAFALLELLLPSYNKFLNKEMKMNDPQIFLYSGILLMIFAFISGIIPAWYLSHFKPVHTLKGNFSRSRNGIWLRNSILTLQLAVSSFFIICSLIIYFQVNYMMNKDLGFKGDQVVQIDFKKTDWENDYTYKKYMRLKAEISKIHGVEAVTGSINTMGNGIANAASVKDVQDTTKSVSGTALGGIDYNYFRFYRMKFVSGRDLDVRKASDTMFGAVANEAFIRKMGWNKKEALGKEVYPGWDSHKKYKILGVLKDFNMNGVEGPVEPILFFNYDRSWAKNNMQNIQIRLSKEDIEHTVERIKEFWTTKAEPGYPFDYEFVDKKFARTFEKFQKQRTLFSILNIIVLMVALLGLFALSSLLIDQKLKDVAIKKTLGADEKTIVWDLTKKFLVICILAVVISFPFGYYAMNEWLKDFAYRIEMPWWPYFLSLILLLLLTFSVVSIKAYKATKLNLVKHLKYE